ACCCGTCGCGGCAGCCGGAACTTGCCTCCACACCGACCAGTCGGTGAAGTCTTGCCATGCGCCCATGGGGACCGTCAGCTGTGAGTCGACATCCGCCCGACGCGGACGCACAAACGATGCTGATGCAGCGACCCGCCCGTGTCGACCTAGGTGGCGCGGGTGCCCCACCTCCGCAGCGGTGTCAGCCGCGGCGCAACCCAGTTGCGGAGAGGAGACATCATGGCCACCGGCGAAACCGGATTCGACGACGTCACCTACGACCTCGTGTCGGTGCAGTACCACGCCCTGAAAGCGGGACACGACTACGGCCAGTACGTCAGGGACGCGGACAACGCAGGCAAGCAGGACATCGCCGATTTCTTCCGCACCGTGATGGCGGAAGACTCGGCGCGAGCCAAGCAGTGTCACGAATTCATCGAAGAGCTGTCCGGCAGCTCGGAATCGGGCCCAGCCGTCACCTGAAGCCGTTCGGCCGCAAGCCGGAAGCGGCGCCGGTGCACACGGTCGCCGGCTCAGCCGGTGGCCGTGCGCTCGGCCGGTCGAGGGCGTCGGTCCATCGGGCCCCATTCGCGCGATCCCTGGGCGTCGACGAGGGCGCGTGATTCGCACAGCACGGTGTCTGCGACCCAGGCCAGCGGTTCGTCGCAGCGTACGAGTGGCTCGTTGTCCGGCCCGCGCGCGACTTCCGTGCCACGCAGAACCCAGGGGCGCACGCCGGGACCGCGCAGATCGCGCAGGTGTTGGTAGTCGTAGAGCCGGCGCGCGAGCCAGAGCCGAACCGAGCGGTCCTCCCACCACGGTTCCTTCCGCAGGGGGTTCGCGGACAGACCGGGCAGTGGCACGCCGGTGAGGCTGTCCCGGCTGGACTGCTGTGCCCGCGCCGGGTCGAGGTCGACGTCGGGTCCATGTGACCAGCGGACGTAGAGATCATCACCGGCGTCGGCCGTGAACAGTTCGGACAGCTGATCGAGGTCGTGGACGGTCGGCATGTCCCGTCCCTGCGGTTGCGCGGACGATCGCCGTGTGGAGCCGGTCATCGTGGTGCCGTTCAGCTGGTGAGGATTTGCGGGGACATGCTCTTCAGCATGGCGTTGGTCCACTTCATCTGCCGCAACGTCTGCGGGTGGCAGCGGCTCGCCAGCTCGAGGAGTTCGGTGTCCTTCGCT
The sequence above is a segment of the Amycolatopsis sp. 2-15 genome. Coding sequences within it:
- a CDS encoding acyl carrier protein; translated protein: MATGETGFDDVTYDLVSVQYHALKAGHDYGQYVRDADNAGKQDIADFFRTVMAEDSARAKQCHEFIEELSGSSESGPAVT
- a CDS encoding DUF6098 family protein, yielding MPTVHDLDQLSELFTADAGDDLYVRWSHGPDVDLDPARAQQSSRDSLTGVPLPGLSANPLRKEPWWEDRSVRLWLARRLYDYQHLRDLRGPGVRPWVLRGTEVARGPDNEPLVRCDEPLAWVADTVLCESRALVDAQGSREWGPMDRRPRPAERTATG